A region of Pseudomonas putida DNA encodes the following proteins:
- a CDS encoding DUF2970 domain-containing protein gives MDDSSQGKPPTFWQMLHSILAAAFGVQSGKNRARDFTHGKASHFIVMGTVFTLLFILVLIGLVQLAMHLTAR, from the coding sequence ATGGACGACTCAAGCCAAGGCAAGCCCCCTACCTTCTGGCAAATGCTGCACAGCATCCTCGCCGCCGCCTTTGGTGTGCAAAGCGGCAAGAACCGCGCACGCGACTTCACCCACGGCAAAGCCAGCCACTTCATTGTCATGGGCACGGTGTTCACCCTGCTATTTATTCTGGTATTGATCGGCTTGGTGCAACTGGCCATGCACCTGACCGCCCGCTGA
- the metH gene encoding methionine synthase translates to MSDRSARLQALQHALKERILILDGGMGTMIQSYRLEEHDYRGTRFADWPSDVKGNNDLLLLSRPDVIAAIEKAYLDAGADILETNTFNATQISQADYGMESLVYELNVEGARIARQVADAKTLETPDKPRFVAGVLGPTSRTCSISPDVNDPSYRNVTFDELVENYVEATRGLIEGGADLILIETIFDTLNAKAAIFAVQQVFEDDQVELPIMISGTITDASGRTLSGQTTEAFWNSVRHAKPISVGLNCALGAKDLRPYLEELSTKADTHVSAHPNAGLPNAFGEYDETPAEMAAVVEEFAASGFLNIIGGCCGTTPGHIQAIAEAVAKYKPREIPEIAKACRLSGLEPFTIDRQSLFVNVGERTNITGSAKFARLIREENYTEALEVALQQVEAGAQVIDINMDEGMLDSQAAMVRFLNMIAGEPDISRVPIMIDSSKWEVIEAGLKCIQGKGIVNSISMKEGVEQFKHHARLCKRYGAAVVVMAFDEVGQADTAARKKEICKRSYDILVNEVGFPPEDIIFDPNIFAVATGIEEHNNYAVDFIEACAYIRDHLPHALSSGGVSNVSFSFRGNNPVREAIHSVFLFHAIRNGLTMGIVNAGQLEIYDEIPADLRTKVEDVVLNRTPEGTDALLAIADDYRGGGATKEVENEAWRSLPVGKRLEHALVKGITAHIVEDTEECRQQCARPIEVIEGPLMSGMNVVGDLFGAGKMFLPQVVKSARVMKQAVAHLIPFIEAEKGDKPEAKGKILMATVKGDVHDIGKNIVGVVLGCNGYDIVDLGVMVPAEKILQTARDQKCDIIGLSGLITPSLDEMVHVAREMQRQGFNLPLMIGGATTSKAHTAVKIEPKYSNDAVIYVTDASRAVGVATQLLSKELKPGFVEKTRQDYVEVRERTANRSARTERLSYAKAIAAKPQYDWAGYQPAVPSFTGVKVLEDIDLRTLAEYIDWTPFFISWDLAGKFPRILTDEVVGEAATSLYKDAREMLDKLIDEKLISARAVFGFWPANQVADDDIEVYGDDGQTLATLHHLRQQTIKPDNKPNWSLADFVAPKDSGVTDYVGGFITTAGIGAEEVAKAYQDKGDDYSSIMVKALADRLAEACAEWLHEQVRKEHWGYARDEHLDNEALIKEQYSGIRPAPGYPACPDHTEKETLFRLLDGTAIGETGPSGVFLTEHFAMFPAAAVSGWYFAHPQAQYFAVGKVDKDQIDSYSARKGQEVSVSERWLAPNLGYDN, encoded by the coding sequence ATGTCCGACCGCAGCGCTCGTCTCCAAGCACTCCAGCACGCACTCAAAGAGCGCATCCTGATCCTCGACGGCGGCATGGGTACTATGATCCAAAGTTATCGCCTCGAGGAACACGACTATCGTGGCACGCGCTTCGCCGATTGGCCAAGCGATGTGAAAGGTAACAACGATCTGTTGCTGCTCAGCCGCCCCGATGTCATCGCCGCCATCGAGAAAGCCTACCTGGACGCTGGCGCCGATATTCTTGAAACCAACACCTTCAACGCCACGCAGATTTCCCAGGCCGACTACGGCATGGAGTCGCTGGTCTACGAGCTTAACGTCGAAGGCGCGCGCATTGCCCGCCAGGTGGCCGATGCCAAGACCCTGGAGACGCCGGACAAACCGCGCTTCGTCGCCGGCGTGCTTGGCCCGACCAGCCGCACCTGCTCGATCTCCCCGGACGTCAACGACCCCAGCTACCGCAACGTCACCTTCGACGAGCTGGTAGAAAACTACGTCGAGGCCACCCGTGGTCTGATCGAGGGCGGTGCCGACCTGATCCTGATCGAAACCATTTTCGACACCCTCAACGCCAAGGCGGCGATCTTCGCCGTGCAACAGGTGTTCGAGGATGACCAGGTCGAACTGCCGATCATGATCTCCGGCACCATCACCGACGCCTCGGGCCGTACCCTGTCGGGCCAGACCACCGAGGCCTTCTGGAACTCGGTACGCCACGCCAAGCCGATTTCCGTGGGCCTGAACTGCGCCCTGGGCGCCAAAGACCTGCGCCCGTACCTGGAAGAGCTGTCGACCAAGGCCGACACCCACGTCTCGGCGCACCCCAACGCCGGCCTGCCGAATGCCTTCGGTGAATACGACGAGACCCCGGCCGAAATGGCCGCAGTGGTCGAGGAGTTCGCCGCCAGTGGCTTCCTCAACATCATCGGCGGCTGCTGCGGCACCACGCCTGGGCACATCCAGGCCATCGCCGAAGCCGTGGCCAAGTACAAACCCCGCGAAATCCCGGAAATCGCCAAGGCCTGCCGCCTGTCCGGCCTGGAGCCGTTCACCATCGACCGGCAGTCGCTGTTCGTCAACGTTGGCGAGCGTACCAACATCACCGGTTCCGCCAAATTCGCCCGGCTGATCCGCGAAGAGAACTACACCGAAGCCCTGGAGGTCGCCCTGCAGCAGGTCGAGGCCGGCGCCCAGGTGATCGACATCAACATGGACGAAGGGATGCTCGACTCCCAGGCCGCCATGGTCCGTTTCCTCAACATGATCGCCGGCGAGCCGGACATCTCCCGCGTGCCGATCATGATCGACTCCTCCAAGTGGGAAGTGATCGAGGCGGGCCTGAAGTGCATCCAGGGCAAGGGCATCGTCAACTCGATCTCCATGAAGGAAGGCGTCGAGCAGTTCAAGCACCACGCCCGCCTGTGCAAGCGCTACGGCGCCGCCGTGGTGGTGATGGCCTTCGACGAGGTTGGCCAGGCCGATACCGCCGCGCGCAAGAAGGAAATCTGCAAGCGCAGCTACGACATCCTGGTCAACGAAGTCGGCTTCCCGCCGGAAGACATCATCTTCGACCCAAACATCTTCGCCGTCGCCACCGGCATCGAAGAGCACAACAACTATGCCGTCGACTTCATCGAAGCCTGCGCCTACATCCGCGACCACCTGCCCCACGCCTTGAGCTCGGGCGGTGTGTCCAACGTGTCGTTCTCGTTCCGCGGCAACAACCCGGTGCGTGAAGCGATCCACTCGGTGTTCCTGTTCCACGCCATCCGCAACGGCCTGACCATGGGCATCGTCAACGCCGGCCAGCTGGAGATCTACGACGAGATCCCGGCCGACCTGCGCACCAAGGTCGAGGACGTGGTGCTCAACCGCACCCCGGAAGGCACCGATGCACTGCTGGCCATCGCCGATGACTACAGAGGCGGCGGCGCCACCAAGGAAGTCGAGAACGAGGCCTGGCGCTCGCTGCCGGTTGGCAAGCGCCTTGAGCATGCCCTGGTCAAGGGCATCACGGCGCACATCGTCGAAGACACCGAAGAGTGCCGCCAGCAGTGCGCACGCCCGATCGAAGTCATCGAAGGCCCGCTGATGAGCGGCATGAACGTGGTCGGCGACCTGTTCGGTGCCGGCAAGATGTTCTTGCCGCAGGTGGTCAAGTCAGCGCGCGTGATGAAGCAGGCCGTGGCGCACCTGATCCCGTTCATCGAAGCTGAAAAAGGCGACAAGCCAGAGGCCAAGGGCAAGATCCTGATGGCCACGGTCAAGGGCGACGTGCACGACATCGGCAAGAACATCGTCGGCGTGGTCCTGGGCTGTAACGGCTACGACATCGTCGACCTTGGCGTGATGGTGCCGGCAGAGAAGATCCTGCAGACCGCCCGCGACCAGAAATGCGACATCATCGGCCTGTCCGGCCTGATCACCCCGTCGCTGGACGAAATGGTCCACGTTGCACGCGAAATGCAGCGCCAGGGTTTCAACCTGCCGCTGATGATCGGTGGCGCGACTACCTCCAAGGCCCACACGGCGGTGAAGATCGAGCCCAAGTACAGCAATGACGCGGTGATCTACGTCACCGACGCTTCGCGGGCTGTCGGCGTGGCGACCCAGTTGCTGTCCAAGGAACTCAAACCCGGCTTCGTCGAAAAGACCCGTCAGGACTACGTCGAAGTCCGCGAACGTACCGCCAACCGCAGCGCCCGTACCGAGCGCCTGAGCTACGCCAAGGCGATCGCGGCCAAGCCACAGTACGACTGGGCCGGCTACCAGCCAGCGGTGCCCTCCTTCACCGGCGTCAAGGTGCTGGAAGACATCGACCTGCGTACCCTGGCCGAATACATCGACTGGACGCCTTTCTTCATCTCCTGGGACCTGGCCGGCAAGTTCCCGCGCATCCTCACCGACGAAGTGGTCGGCGAGGCCGCTACGTCGCTGTACAAGGACGCCCGCGAGATGCTCGACAAACTGATCGACGAGAAGCTGATCAGTGCCCGCGCCGTGTTCGGCTTCTGGCCGGCCAACCAGGTCGCCGATGACGACATCGAAGTCTATGGCGACGACGGCCAGACCCTGGCCACCTTGCACCACCTGCGCCAGCAGACCATCAAGCCCGACAACAAACCGAACTGGTCGCTGGCCGACTTCGTCGCACCCAAAGACAGCGGCGTTACCGACTACGTTGGCGGCTTCATCACCACCGCCGGCATCGGTGCCGAGGAAGTGGCCAAGGCTTATCAGGACAAGGGCGACGACTACAGCTCGATCATGGTCAAGGCCCTGGCCGACCGCCTGGCCGAGGCCTGCGCCGAGTGGCTGCACGAGCAGGTGCGTAAAGAACACTGGGGCTATGCCCGTGACGAGCATCTGGACAACGAGGCGTTGATCAAGGAGCAGTACAGCGGTATCCGCCCTGCCCCAGGCTACCCGGCCTGCCCGGACCATACCGAGAAAGAAACCCTGTTCCGCCTGCTCGATGGCACGGCCATTGGTGAGACGGGCCCGAGCGGCGTGTTCCTGACCGAGCACTTTGCGATGTTCCCGGCGGCGGCGGTCAGTGGCTGGTACTTTGCTCACCCGCAGGCGCAGTACTTTGCCGTGGGCAAGGTCGACAAGGACCAGATCGACAGCTACAGCGCGCGCAAAGGCCAGGAGGTCAGCGTGAGCGAGCGCTGGTTGGCGCCTAACCTTGGGTACGACAACTAA